From the Macaca nemestrina isolate mMacNem1 chromosome 7, mMacNem.hap1, whole genome shotgun sequence genome, the window TGGCCTTGACCAAGTTCCAGGTGGGGTATCGGGTACTTGTAATGTGAAGGTACAGAAGAGTACCTTTAGTATGTCACCATTTCTGTAGAGAGaggaaagatgtgtgtgtgtgtgtgtgtgtgtgtgtgtgtactatgataatatacataaaacatgtCTGTTAGTGTAAGCATTCATTAAAAAACTCAGGAGAGAGTAACAGGGTGGCTGGGAGACACTTCCCTTCTGTACCTTCTGAGTTTTGAGCTATGTGAATGTATCACCCTTTCAAAAAGTGAACAAAAGATTAATTTCCCCCTTTCTATCTGTGCCCCCACCCATAGCAAGAAAAAATGGGCTTAGAGAATCAGATACACCTGGgtgttcaaatctcagctctgtctCAGTGATCTTAGGCAAACACTTAACCTCAAACACTCCAGATTTTCATCTACGCAATAGAGGTTACCCTAAGAACTGTCCCATATGAtgcttgtgaggattaaatgggattgTTAGCATGGTACCTGGTAAAGCACTCCATAAAGTTTCAAACAGTGGTAGTAGTAATAGAAATAACCATTGCATTACTATCtgatctctctgggcctccattaGCCAGCTGTAAATTCAATCTCTTTCCCTGTCCCTTCCAACTCTACTgagttcttttaaaaagcagGCCACAGGCTTGGAAATGCCTTGATCTTTACTGACCGAGTTGTATATTGAGCCTAGCCCTAGCCCTTTTAAGGGGCACTGCCCGGGCGACCCACATCAAAACTTCTCACTCTTCACCATCCAGTCCTCGAACCGCAGTGAAGCAGTCCTCCAGCGTCAGTTACGGCAGACCTTAAAGGAGCGGGCGCTGCTGAACGCACACGTGACACAAGTGAGACTTTGCAGAGGGAGGGATGTGGAAGGAAGATGACCCCAGGGGACCAGGAGCAGGTGAGGACCAGTGACAGCCCTTCCTCACTTCTGTGCCCATTCCTGCAGGTGACAGAGTCATTGAAACAAGTCAAGCTGGAGAGAGACGAATATGCTGAACATATAAAAGGAGAGAGGGCCCGGTGGCAGGAGAGGATGCGGAAAATGTCGGTGGAGGTGAGACCTGAGCCTTCAGCTCCCACCTTACATGGGTCACTGGGTCTTTCTGGGCATCTGTAACATGGGACTAGTACAGCCAGAGGTGGTCGTGGATCTGGGCtttgtggaggtgggggcagagaggGAGATGGTATCCTGTGCAGTCACCAGCCCCTCTCTCCAGGACCCTTTCCCCCTGTGCTTTGGGCAGGCTCACACattgaaggaggagaagaagcatGACATACATCGGATACAGGAGCTGGAGAGGAGCTTGTCCGAAATCAAACCCCAGATGGGTAAGATGGGGCTGGTGTGACCTGGCAGCAGGACGGGCATCAGAGGGCTGTGGGGTGGCTTAGGATGCCCCAGGGAGGTGGGTAGATGGAAGGGCTTTGAGGCAGAGGGAACAAGGTCTGTGCCAGGATTCAGCAAGTCTTGTCATCTCCATGAGCCTCAGGGTCCCCATCAGCAAAGAGGGAGGAGTGCCCGTTGTCAGCCACCCACGGTGCTATCTGACATGGCTGGGAAATTGGCTTCCATCGGGTGCAAGGAATCATTAGCAGTGAGGCCAAGTTTGGGAAGCCTGAGAGGAGCTGTGCATCAAGAGGAGGCttggttttttttggtgggggaggggtgggagggggaaTCTAGAGGCCCTCATTGTCTGCTTCCTTTCTCAGCTGAGCCCCCATCCCCAGCGCCCCCAGCAGGGCCCTCTGAGGTGGAGCAGCTACACGATGAGGCCAAACACCTGAGGAAGGAGGTGGAGAGTTTGGTGGAAAAACTCCAATCCCAGGTGGAAAACAACCAGGCCTTGAATCTCCTGAGCAAGGAGCAAAAGGAGAGGCttcaggagcaggaggagaggctccgggagcaggaggagaggaggcttCGGGAGCAGGAGGGGCTGTGTGAGCAAAAGGAGAGGCTTCAGGAGCAGGGTGAGAGGCTGCGAAAGCAGGAAGAGAGGCTGCGAAAGCAGGAAGAGAGACTGCGAATGGAAGAGGAGAGGCTGCAAAAGCAGGAGAAGAGGCTGTGGCATCAGGAAGAGAGGctgtgggagaaggaggagaggctACGAAAGCAGGAGGAGAGGCTGCGAATGCAGGACAGGTTCGCACTGTCCCAGAACCAAAAGCTCGACAAGCAGCTGGCCGAGCCACAGTGCGGCTTCAAAGATCTGGTGGGTTGCCCCACCTGGGGAGGCTGCCCTCATCCCTAGCCCTCCAGGCCtttgtttccccacctgtaaaatggggcagaGTAACCCTCACATGACATGGTACTTCGAAAGGCACCTGTGAGCCAGAGCTCATCAGGCCCTGCTCTGATGGCTGTGGGGGAGAGGGGATGATTTTTCTAAcctgcctccaccttcctggtGACCTGGGAGACAGACACCAAGTTCAGCGTTCTCCAGCTGCAGTGGATGGCCACTGATTGCTTCTCTCTGTCCAGAACAACGAGAACAAGAGTGCACTGCAGTTGGAGCAGCAAGTAAAGGAGCTGCAGGAGAAGCTGAGTGAGGTGAAGGAGACAGTAACCTCTGCCCCATTTAAGATGGGCTGGGAGGCGGGCATCAGCCTCTGGGGAGGGGTGGTCCCAGGCCAAAGGCAGCTCTAGCTGGAGGGAAGGTGACCTCAGCACCCTCCAGGGTAGCCCTATACCTGTTTCTTGCTTCCTGCCCTCTGATTTTAGAGGTGGGTAGCCCTGGGCTTCTCCCAGATCTGGACATCATCATTCCAGCTAGAGGCATCGAGCCCCCCAATCATACGGGAAGAGACTGGTATTAGAGGTTCCTTATGCCCGgggtggtagctcatacctgtaatcccagcactttgggaggctgaggcaggagaaacacttgaggtcaggggtttgagaacagcctggccaacatggcgaaacctcatctctactaaaattataacaacaaaaaattagccaggcatggtggcacatgcctgtaatcccagctactcaggagactgagccatgagaatcacttgagcgtgggaggtggaggttgcagtgagctaagattgcaccactacactccagcctcagccacagagtgacactgtctcaaaacaaaacaaaacaaaacaaaaaaccccccttAGATTCAAACTGGATTTGAGCCTTGGTTCCTCTGGTCAGCATTCAATTACTTTTCATCTCTAAGTCTCTGTTTCTTTAACTTCAAAAGGAAGTTAGCATTTTCCTTGCAGAGGTGCtgtggattaaatgagagaatacatGGAAAGCATTAGGCTTGTAGCACACTTAGCAGATGGTGGTTGGCTCCCTCTGCTTTTCCACCAGTCTGTGGCCTACAGTTTAAATGGTGGGAAGAAGGACCCAAATAAATGATATTTGAGTCTGGGGAAGGAGGCATAGGGTTCTAGGCAAGGGAGGAAGTTTCTTAGGCCTGGAGCAATGGGCCAGGGGCCCAGGCAGGTGACAGAGCCCCACAGTGCCCTCACTACCCTATTAATGGGCCCAGAATCTGGAAGCCAGCCACCACGTGCCCTCATGCCCAGGGCCTTCCTGCAGCTGGAGCTGAAGAGCCAAGGATCTCAGAGTCTGCGCAGCAGTGAGACTAGTACCTGGGTCACCTGCAGCAGTACGTGGCCCCCTATCAGCAGCTGAGCTCTGAGAAGGAGGTGCTGCACAGGGAGTTACTGCTGCAGACCCAGCTCATGGACCAACTGCAGCAGCAGGAAACTCGGGGCAAAGCAGTGGCTGAGATGGCCCAGCAAATCTGCAGGAGACCCAGGGGAGGGAGTTGCTGAGGACAGGGCCCCAAGGGGGACGACCTGGCATCCTCCGTGCCTTCTCACTCATTTTCCATTCCCTTAGGAGCACCTAGAAGCTGCCAGCCAGCAGAATCGACACCTAGAGGCCCAGTTGAGCCTCATGGCTCTCCCTGGAGAAGGTACAGGAGACCACTCAGGGGAAGAGGAGACAGCCCCAGGAGGAAGGGGGGACTGTCAGCAGCACAAGATTGAAGGGTTGGAAGAGACCTTTAGAAGAGCTGGTCATTATGCCAACCGGGTGTCTGCAATAAACTCGGCATGAATATGGTGACCTACTGGGAGCAGGGGGCCACCGGGTTACCTAAGGATGAGTGAACTGGCCCAGATCAGAAAGGGAGCAGTTCAGAACTCCCACACTGACCGGTAGTGGGACtgtgcctgggcaatatagcaagatcttggttcttaaaaggaaaaataaagaacagcagCTCATTCCCCTCTGGGGAGGGGCTGGCTCAGGGTTACACAGTGAGGGTGGGGAGAAGTGGGTCCGCAATACCTCCCTAGTTGGGTTGTCTGAGGACCCCTGTGGCCACCTCCCCACAGGAGATGAAGGAGGACATCTGGACGGTGAGGAGGAGGCGCCTCAGCTGATGCCAAGCATCCCAAAGGACCTGGAGAGCGAGGAGGCCATGGTGAGTCTGACTGTCCCTGCCCCACTTTGCCACCTTCCTCTGTGGTCCCTCCCAGACCCCCTTATGCTCTAGGTTTCCCCGCCTTCTGATTTCTCTGGACCCTCACCCCTTCCAGGCAGTGGTCAGACACCACTTCACCTGTGACCAACAGGTGCACTCTCTGAGACCCCAAGGGAAGGGGCTGTGCTCCACCTCCCTGCCCCATTTGTTCTGTGTATGCCCCTACAAGAATACTCAGCTCTTGCCTTCATGTGGCATTTTCAACTCCACTGGAGCCACTGCCCAGGAGGAGCAGGCACGGCTATGTGGACAGCAGAAGGTGCAAAGACTGTGTTGCCTGCACCTGGCTCACCTGGTGGCCTCGACTTGGAAGGACCAGAGGATGAGGCCCCGGTCCCAGGGACTGGGGGTGAGTTTGTGTGTGGGGAGACCTACCGGGCCCTGCAGGGGGCAATGGAGAAGCTGAAGGTGAGCGAGTCCTGGCATGGGCCAAGAAAAGTGGAGGCAGGAAGGACAGGTCACTCCCGGAATGTGACCCCATTATTTTGTCTCCAGAGCAGCTTTATGGACCTCCCGAAGGAGAAGGCAGATGGGAAGGAGCAGGTGGAAAAACGAGACCTTGGATTCATCCAGCTCTCTGGAGCAAGAGAGGGCATGAGTAAGCAGGAGGCCAGGGCATGGCATGGGGAGCTGCGGGGCCGTCAGAGGGGCCCCAGTGTCTGAGCCCTGTCCTCTCGCAGGAGAGTACGTCACCATATATGAGAGCCATGGGGCAGTGCCAAACACACGGCACCAAGAGGACATCAGCAGGCTGgcccagaaggaggaggagatgaaGGTAGAGGGCATGCAATATCTctatgggggtggggtgggcattGGTGCTGGTGCCGGCTCAGTCATGGCAGCTGAGCACCGCTCCCTTCAGGTGAAGCTGCTGGAAATGCAGGAGCCGGTGTTACTGCTCATGGGCCACCACGAGGGGCATGACAAATTCCTCCCCACTGCACAAAACTCTGCTGATGAGCCGGCTCCAGGGGCCCCAGCCCCCCAGGAGCTTGGGGCTGTGGAGGAGCAGGGTGGTGAGTAGCGCCCTCAGGCGGGGTGGGCAGGTAGGAGCAGGGGAGGCTCGCACTGTGCTCAGACCCCCGCCTCCCTCTCTCCAAAGATCTTTGTGAGGTGAGCATGGCCGACAGCATGGAGCCTGCAGcgggagaggccagggagggtTCTCCCCGTGGCAACCCCACCGCAGAGAAGATCGTGCAGCTGCTTCCTGTAATGCAGGACACCCAGGAGCACCCAGGCTTGGCCAGCAAACCCTGCGTCCCATTCTTTTACCGGGCAGTGGAGAACAGGGAGAtaaacatcatcatcatctgaGAGCTGgtcaagaaatttaaaagcaacaacaacGAAATGTGGTTAATCTCCTACGCAATTCATTTACTTCATTTGAATGTTAGAGCCCCTcatgtttatttgtgtttctaatttagagtttaaatttatttataaaaagttaaGGGAGAGGGCTCTTTCCCTGATGTTCACTCTGGCATCctttagcatttttgtttttttatctgaTAATTGTAAGTTATTCGCATGCGTATCGAGTTTGCCATCAGGTGGTGGGAGTTCAAACAAAAAGACCCCCTATTTGCACAAAACTATTCTTGCTGGTTTGGAATAGGCTGCCatgctttttttaaatgttattgcaGCATGTATCTTCTTTACAGAATTCAGATAAAATTTGCTTATGTTCTGCTATTATGTTTGATGGAATCCTAATCACAGTGAGCTCTTCATTAGCTCAATATGTGGTTTGCCCTCAAATGCGCACTGTTTCTTACTTTGTAATATGCCCCTGTGAGCACTGACATTTAGAGTTGTTTATAGGCCGAGAACTGGAAACAGCTTTCCCCCTATTTTCTGTGTATTGGGGATGGGAGTAATAATATTTTGGGGAGCTTTTTAAatctcacagaagaggaaagtggCCTGCTCTGGCAGGTGTGTG encodes:
- the LOC105493154 gene encoding golgin subfamily A member 6C-like isoform X2, coding for MICPPTLFDVLVQPAVFGQLKEYQQRSSPGVPAGVKTKKKNTGRSPETTTSGGCHSPGDSRYQELEVALDSSSATINQLNENIESLKQQKKQVEHQLEEEKKANNDIHKAQTEQLETINILTLEKADLKTTLYHTKRAARHFEEESKDLAGRLQSSLQRIQELERALSAVCTQQREEDRSSNRSEAVLQRQLRQTLKERALLNAHVTQVTESLKQVKLERDEYAEHIKGERARWQERMRKMSVEAHTLKEEKKHDIHRIQELERSLSEIKPQMAEPPSPAPPAGPSEVEQLHDEAKHLRKEVESLVEKLQSQVENNQALNLLSKEQKERLQEQEERLREQEERRLREQEGLCEQKERLQEQGERLRKQEERLRKQEERLRMEEERLQKQEKRLWHQEERLWEKEERLRKQEERLRMQDRFALSQNQKLDKQLAEPQCGFKDLNNENKSALQLEQQVKELQEKLSEEHLEAASQQNRHLEAQLSLMALPGEGDEGGHLDGEEEAPQLMPSIPKDLESEEAMSSFMDLPKEKADGKEQVEKRDLGFIQLSGAREGMREYVTIYESHGAVPNTRHQEDISRLAQKEEEMKVKLLEMQEPVLLLMGHHEGHDKFLPTAQNSADEPAPGAPAPQELGAVEEQGDLCEVSMADSMEPAAGEAREGSPRGNPTAEKIVQLLPVMQDTQEHPGLASKPCVPFFYRAVENREINIIII
- the LOC105493154 gene encoding golgin subfamily A member 6C-like isoform X3 encodes the protein MWPQPCLPPHPAMLEETRESKLAAAKKKLKEYQQRSSPGVPAGVKTKKKNTGRSPETTTSGGCHSPGDSRYQELEVALDSSSATINQLNENIESLKQQKKQVEHQLEEEKKANNDIHKAQTEQLETINILTLEKADLKTTLYHTKRAARHFEEESKDLAGRLQSSLQRIQELERALSAVCTQQREEDRSSNRSEAVLQRQLRQTLKERALLNAHVTQVTESLKQVKLERDEYAEHIKGERARWQERMRKMSVEAHTLKEEKKHDIHRIQELERSLSEIKPQMAEPPSPAPPAGPSEVEQLHDEAKHLRKEVESLVEKLQSQVENNQALNLLSKEQKERLQEQEERLREQEERRLREQEGLCEQKERLQEQGERLRKQEERLRKQEERLRMEEERLQKQEKRLWHQEERLWEKEERLRKQEERLRMQDRFALSQNQKLDKQLAEPQCGFKDLEHLEAASQQNRHLEAQLSLMALPGEGDEGGHLDGEEEAPQLMPSIPKDLESEEAMSSFMDLPKEKADGKEQVEKRDLGFIQLSGAREGMREYVTIYESHGAVPNTRHQEDISRLAQKEEEMKVKLLEMQEPVLLLMGHHEGHDKFLPTAQNSADEPAPGAPAPQELGAVEEQGDLCEVSMADSMEPAAGEAREGSPRGNPTAEKIVQLLPVMQDTQEHPGLASKPCVPFFYRAVENREINIIII
- the LOC105493154 gene encoding golgin subfamily A member 6C-like isoform X1, translated to MWPQPCLPPHPAMLEETRESKLAAAKKKLKEYQQRSSPGVPAGVKTKKKNTGRSPETTTSGGCHSPGDSRYQELEVALDSSSATINQLNENIESLKQQKKQVEHQLEEEKKANNDIHKAQTEQLETINILTLEKADLKTTLYHTKRAARHFEEESKDLAGRLQSSLQRIQELERALSAVCTQQREEDRSSNRSEAVLQRQLRQTLKERALLNAHVTQVTESLKQVKLERDEYAEHIKGERARWQERMRKMSVEAHTLKEEKKHDIHRIQELERSLSEIKPQMAEPPSPAPPAGPSEVEQLHDEAKHLRKEVESLVEKLQSQVENNQALNLLSKEQKERLQEQEERLREQEERRLREQEGLCEQKERLQEQGERLRKQEERLRKQEERLRMEEERLQKQEKRLWHQEERLWEKEERLRKQEERLRMQDRFALSQNQKLDKQLAEPQCGFKDLNNENKSALQLEQQVKELQEKLSEEHLEAASQQNRHLEAQLSLMALPGEGDEGGHLDGEEEAPQLMPSIPKDLESEEAMSSFMDLPKEKADGKEQVEKRDLGFIQLSGAREGMREYVTIYESHGAVPNTRHQEDISRLAQKEEEMKVKLLEMQEPVLLLMGHHEGHDKFLPTAQNSADEPAPGAPAPQELGAVEEQGDLCEVSMADSMEPAAGEAREGSPRGNPTAEKIVQLLPVMQDTQEHPGLASKPCVPFFYRAVENREINIIII